The stretch of DNA GTAATATCGATCAGCCGATTTTGGTGCGAGTACAGGATTTTTTTATCGATCGTAAAAGGGTTGGGGTAAAAGAAAAATCTTATTTTTTCCATTTGCTGGCGGTGATGATTGATGCGGGGATCCCCATCATGAAGGCGCTCAAAGTGCTTTCAAAAAAAACGGAAAATCCACGGTTTGCACGGATCCTCAATACCTTGGCTTATGATGTGGAACGGGGAAAGCTAGTGAGCCAATCCATGCTCAAGTTCCCCGATGTGTTTAAGGATTCGGAAGTGGGCATTGTGCGCAGCGGTGAAAGCATTGGAAACTTGGCCTTGTTGCTTTTTAAGTTGGCGGAGCAGAGCGAACGCACACATGCTCTTACGCTCAAGGTGCGCGGTGCTTTGATTTATCCCGCCACGGTTTTGATCGCTCTTTTGATTTCCGGCGCTATTGTGGTTTCTTTTGTGATTCCTCGTATTGAGGAATTTTTTACGCAGGCGAATTTTGAACTGCCCTTTTTGACTCGGGTGGTTTTGACCGCGGGCTCTTTCTTCATTCAGTTTTCCTGGCTTTTTGTGATTTTGGTTTTCTTTTTGCTTCTTTTGGGAAGTTTTTTTGTGGGCACGGAGAATGGAAAGCGCAAAGTGGACACTTGGTCTTTGTCTTTTTATTTTGTGGGCGACACGGTGCGAAAACTCAATGTTTCCCGGTTCATTCAACTGTTGAGTTTGCTGGTGGAGGCGGGCGTTCCCATTCATGAAGCCATTCGTATTTCCAGCGGAGCGGTGAGCAATGTGCTCTATAAAGATTTTTTGAATACGCTGAGGAGTGGCGTGGAACGGGGAGAAAAAATTGCAGACAATTTGGCCAAGGCTCCGTTCTTGTTTCCTGAGACGGTGGTGGCGATGGTTTCGGTGGGAGAGGGCAGTGGACAGCTTGGAAAAATTGCAGAAAAACTGGCCCGACATTATGAACAAGAAGTGGAGCATTCCTTAAATAATTTCACAACCATTTTGGAACCTCTGGTGATTGTTTTGGTCGGGCTCAGTGTGGGAGTGATGGCCCTCGCTTTGCTCGGGCCCATCTTTTCGCTCTCAACCCTTGTCTCATGAGTTTGTCCTCTCTTCAGCCAAAGCCCGCATTCACTCTTATTGAGCTTTTGGTGGTGATCACCATTATTGGGGTGCTTACGGGCGTTTTGATTCTGGATTTTTCCGGCATTAAACAGCGGCAGGAGCTTTCCTTTATGGCGGACCAAAGCCTGGCCATGCTTCAACAAGCACGGGCGGAAGTTCAGGCGGGAAAGCTGCGGAGGGAAGATGGAATCTTTTTGTGTGAAGGCGTTTTTTTTAAACAGGGACAGGCCCCGGAATCGGCCGTGGCGGATTACAATGGAGAAGCAGGCGTTTGCGAGGGGGATTCTTTTGAACTTTTGCCCTATGGACTCAGCACCGGCACCGCTTTTATTGAGGAAATTACCGTGGGCGCCGCCGGGCAGGACGAATTGTGGGCCTTTTATAGCCCTCCCGAAGGAGAGGTGTTTTTATTTTCATCGGACGGGGAATTTTTGGAGGGAGATGCTACACTTGTTTTTGCTGCTGCAACCGAAATTCCACTTCAAGTGTTTCTGCAGATTTCCACTCAGACCGATTTAGCCTCTTTATCGCTTGGCAATGAAGAAAATGAAGAATAAGTCCTCCGCATTCACCCTCATCGAAACGCTGATTGCCATCACCTTGGTCATGGTGGTTATTACGGCGACCACGGGTCTTATCTTGAGCACTTTGCTTTCCAATCAACGCAATATTCATTCTGTTCAGGCGGCTTTTTTGGCTCAGGAAAGCTTGGAGGCTTTGCGGTTTATGCGCGACAGCAATTGGCTTCAAAACTATGCGTGGGATGGAGGCACTCCGCTGTGGGGTGGGGATTTTGCATTGAGTGATGGGGAAGAGGTGGAGCTTTTGCTCAAAGAGGAAGATTGTCCTCCTTGTTTTGCCTTCACTTCTTTTACGGAACAAGCCACGGTGAAATTGGGCGGCAATGAGTATATTCGTTCGGTGCTTTTTAAAACGGTTTTGGATGAAGAAGGAAATCGACTTCCCGGCACGGTGGAGGTGATTGCAAAAGTGGCCTGGCAAGAACGAGGGGAGACTCGCAGCATTGAGGTTTCTACTTACTTAAGCAATTGGCAATGAAAAAAACAGTACGATCCATGCCGGCGTTTACTCTACTGGAGATGATCATTGCCATTACGGTTTTTACAATTTTTATTGGGTTCAGCATTGGCGTGTATCTGTCTTATCATCGCACGAACCAGGAGGCTTTGGTGATGCGCAGCATCATGCTTGAAGCCGAGGCCGCCATGGCCGCGCTCACCGAGGCAGTGAAGGAGAATCGGGTGGATTATGATCGTTCGGATGAGTCGAATTTGGCGCTGCGCGGCCCCGATGGAACCGGCCTTTTGTATGCTTGGGACAAAGAAAATGAAGCGCTTTCGGTGCTGAGCACCGCCGCCGATGGCAGCTCCGGCGAAGCCCTTTTGCTCCACGGCCCCGCCACGAGCGCGAGCTTTGTTTCTTTCCGCGTTTTCCCTGAGAAAGATCCCTATTCCAATCGTAGCGAAGCAAGTCTTCAATATCAGCCCACCGTTCAAATCCTCTTGGAATTTTCTTTGCCCGGGCGCGTGAAGGAAGAAGTGAGCGTCCTGCTTCAAAGCTCCATAACCAGCCGTTTCTACCAATGATTTTTTCGCCTCCTCGTTTTCGATCTTCTCCGGCTTCCGCTTTGTTGCTCTCTTTTTTTATGATGACGGTTTTGCTTTTGGCGTCCATCTCCGTGAGTACCCTGGTGCTGAGGGACACCGTGGCGGTTCGCAGCATGGTGAGCGGGGTGCAGGCACTGTACGCGGCCGAAGGCGTGACGGAGTTGGGGCTCTATTCTGTTAAAGAAAATCTCCCCGGTTATGAGCCGAGTTTTTTGGACTATTCCCTCAATGAAACCAGCATCGCGTCCGCTCAGCTCAGTGCCCGTGGAACGGTGGTGCCTTGTGAGGGGCAGAGTGAAGACGGCTGGG from Candidatus Gracilibacteria bacterium encodes:
- a CDS encoding type II secretion system F family protein; this encodes MKETSVVYGVYSNIDQPILVRVQDFFIDRKRVGVKEKSYFFHLLAVMIDAGIPIMKALKVLSKKTENPRFARILNTLAYDVERGKLVSQSMLKFPDVFKDSEVGIVRSGESIGNLALLLFKLAEQSERTHALTLKVRGALIYPATVLIALLISGAIVVSFVIPRIEEFFTQANFELPFLTRVVLTAGSFFIQFSWLFVILVFFLLLLGSFFVGTENGKRKVDTWSLSFYFVGDTVRKLNVSRFIQLLSLLVEAGVPIHEAIRISSGAVSNVLYKDFLNTLRSGVERGEKIADNLAKAPFLFPETVVAMVSVGEGSGQLGKIAEKLARHYEQEVEHSLNNFTTILEPLVIVLVGLSVGVMALALLGPIFSLSTLVSGVCPLFSQSPHSLLLSFWWGSPLLGCLRAFGFWIFPALNSGRSFPLWRTKAWPCFNKHGRKFRRESCGGKMESFCVKAFFLNRDRPRNRPWRITMEKQAFARGILLNFCPMDSAPAPLLLRKLPWAPPGRTNCGPFIALPKERCFYFHRTGNFWREMLHLFLLLQPKFHFKCFCRFPLRPI
- a CDS encoding prepilin-type N-terminal cleavage/methylation domain-containing protein, which encodes MKNKSSAFTLIETLIAITLVMVVITATTGLILSTLLSNQRNIHSVQAAFLAQESLEALRFMRDSNWLQNYAWDGGTPLWGGDFALSDGEEVELLLKEEDCPPCFAFTSFTEQATVKLGGNEYIRSVLFKTVLDEEGNRLPGTVEVIAKVAWQERGETRSIEVSTYLSNWQGKKQYDPCRRLLYWRGSLPLRFLQFLLGSALACICLIIARTRRLWGCAASCLKPRPPWPRSPRQGRRIGWIMIVRMSRIWRCAAPMEPAFCMLGTKKMKRFRCGAPPPMAAPAKPFCSTAPPRARALFLSAFSLRKIPIPIVAKQVFNISPPFKSSWNFLCPGAGRKKGASCFKAP